DNA sequence from the Centropristis striata isolate RG_2023a ecotype Rhode Island chromosome 17, C.striata_1.0, whole genome shotgun sequence genome:
tttctgCACGTTTATTCATTCTGTTTAAACCCGCTATTTCTGCACAGATGTAGATAAAGATTAGGCTTCACTAATATTATCACTATTAAACTATTTTTAGAAGTAGATTGCAGTGGTGGCTGTGTTGGATAGTTTGTGGCTAGTGTGATCCAAACCTTTCCAATAATTCCAGAGCATTGTAAGGTTTAAAAgtcagcatttattttgaaaagaaatgTTTGATAACTTACAAAATTCACAACACGTTTTATCAAAAGAAATGTTCTACTACTATCCATATTTGTTGCTGTCAAAACCATATTTGTTGCTGTCAAAACCTGTCAAAACCTGTCAAAACGGTATGCTCTACACAAAGGGAGGTACATACCTGTATTAGCAGGGCGGTCCGGTAGCAAACTGATTTACTAATTTAATCCAATGAATCACCTTATTCAAATTGAGGATGTTGGAGACATTCAGCACAGCCCTATTACAtttcataaaatgtattatatcatttaaaaaattgcaGACTTTTGCTTTGGATgtaattctggaaaaaaactttttttttttaattgacaaaaacaatatcagGTTATATCTTAAATCCTGTTTATTTCCTTCCAGGATCAATAACTGTGTGGGAGAAGACAACCACTGGCTcttcctgcagctctgttttTACGCTCAGGTCCTCAGTTTGTTCACCCTGGTGCTGGACTTCTGCCAGTATTACTACTTCCAGCCACTGACAGGACTAGATCAGGTATATTCTACAGGAATTTAAGTAAATGATATCAGTTGTCAGAATACTATTTTTAGAGCTTACAGACTGCATTTCAGACATGATCAGTTTGGACTACACCAGTATTAACTGGATGTATCTGTCAGTACTAAATGCCTTTTCCTTATGACAATCAGCTACAACATGAATATAAAAGTCAAAAGTCATTAAAGATTATAAAACAAGGTAATATTTAGctgcttttctgttttcttctgccaGGAGAAGTTTACAACGCGACATGAACTGGCTCTGCTGCGAGTGTCAGCGCTCATGGGTTTGGTCATGTTTGGAGGCATGACTAGCTTGTTTTACACTCAGATGACAGGCATCCTCTCTGTGAGTACTGAGTAATGACTCGAAGACCAATTATGTTGTTTCAAATGACACTTACTGCTGTAATTATGTTGATGTGATTATGTTGTCTCCTAACAGACTGCAGCAAACATTTACAAGCTTATGTAACCATTTAGTGTCACTTTGTTGGAACTATAAAATAAGCATGATAGTACTAATTCACAATATCATTTAGCTTGTTTGTCTTATTGAAAGCAAgttctgtctttttaataacAATCTAGCAAACAATGCAGCAGCACACAAAGCTGCCGACAGAACCAAATGACTgcccacaaaaataaaacaatcaatgCCAGTAATGGAGGgatcaatagaaaaaaaagaagagagaaagtctGGGGTCatgctgcttgtgtgtgtgtgcatgcaaacaTGTGTTTGTACATCCTATCTCTGACAGCATTTACCTGCATAGATGATGTAATTTTATTACCAAAGTCAGCTTTCATAAAGATTTCTGGCAGAGCTGTTATGTTAGTAAAGTCTATATTTAGCCTCCATGATGAGGTGGGGAACAGCAAGCTGGTATTTAGAGAAAAGTTTTCCATAGATGGAGCTGTGTACAGGAGGACTACAGGAATAGATAGAGAAACAGATTAATGCTGTTAATGGGGGATCATGTGACACTTTAATCAAGGTCCAGAATCCTAATGATGGAGCTTACTTTTGgaaattattttctcattttgcgtTGTTTTTTTCGTTCTTTTTTCCAGGATACTACCACCATTGAGAAAATGGCTCAATTCTCAAATGAAATGTGAGTATTGTGTCTATTCACTTTCTTGCTAAGAGTTAGCTCAGCAGATCGATATCACTCTCATGTCTGTCCAATCAGTGGCTCTGTGCGGAATGACTCACAACTCACTGTAAGTGCACTATAGATTGAGTGTGCCATTTTTTAGCGCTGTCTAAATGTATAGTGACAGTTGATATACCCTATAAAGTggactcccacaatgcattgtgaAAAGTAGTGAACAACCAGTGTTCAACAACCAAGCATgatagggcgccacaggaatgagtttttaaaccaggaagtaagtcAGCATTTTATCGCCATGGGATCTAACCTCGACATAAAATGcgttagtaaatacccccacttgtgaaattttgagtttctaTGTGTTCTTAAAAAGGCGGTTAGACTGGTAGACTGGTAAGACTTCAGTGGTTGTCATCACGCTGGACATGGACagaaactctctcactagtGCACCTTACAGTctctagttgtgtttttcagagATTAGGTTTTTTCAGagattaggttaataaaaaaatattaggttaCAGTTTTGTTAGCTTGTCAAAAAACGCTGGTCAGCTTGTCGGAGACTCACACGACCGTGGTTTGGTTTACTAtagcataatgttagctttttactttcatcggctgcattaacgcttcaaacataataaaagtggtgttcatatGTGAAGTTTATCctactgaacaaaatgtaagcatcagaaacgtgtgtttgccacagagcttattttctgcaattcaAATTCTCAATAGACTCCATGGTGATGCTATATAAAACTGGATGGGCTACATATGATTTTAATCCATACGTAGTGAAATTACAGTGGAGTGTTACATCAGCACAAGAGAAACATCCAttctcaatttattttattcttcatgtttttatcaaaacaaTGCATTTATTCTCAATGATTCACTTGCCGACATTGATCTGGGACGCTTTAAATTTGCAACAGCAGTGATGTAATTTAAGGTACAGTTTGTAAAGtttataaaaataactttttgtcatacTTGTTTAAACTGTCTCCATATCCTGACAGAATGTGCGAAAATCCGCCGCACCTATAGCAAACAACCAATCGAGCCTTTTCTAACACCTGTCAATCATGTCCATGACTGCTTGTGATCTGTGgtcaaactgtcaaacaaggcagcgctgatcaaatatgaatttaGTTTCTGTTACTGCGTTGCCTATTTCTTGCCTCAAATGTTtttagaaacatattttaagtttcTCCTTAGCTGTAATATAAGTGAGTTTGTGACCAGGTTGCATTGTTGAAAACCAAGCTAACTGCCTGCTACTTTTTAGCTTCAGCCTGAACAGattcttttttcctttattttagaataactttattaatccccaaGGAAAAATATGCCAGTGATATCACTGTCACTCAGTTTTAACTTGACTAATagccttttttcccctttattttTCAGATATGGCTCCAAGAAATCCTGGCACTGGGCGCTAGCTGAAGTCTGTGGCACTCGCTGGAAACTCCTGTGGCTCATCCCACTCCGAAGCAGGCAGCCGATCCAAGCCAGCCATCACTTCCGTACCCACGTGTAGGCAGGTAGCACAAGCGTACCTCCTGCCTGCACAGATGGTAGGGGGCTGCCATGATGAAACACTGTATACACACTTAAAAATCCATCTGCTCGCCTTCACCGTCCTCTTTTGTGCTATGGGAGCTGGGCGGCAGTCTTGGTTTTTGGATactttgagcttttttttttctttttttttttgcctttctcCATGAGGCCCAGACTGGCAGTAAACAGGGTCAAGAAACACCTAAGGGAGTGATgggaaaatgttgcttttttactcactgtgacTGCTACTTTCAGCATTTGGAAACCACTTTTAATGGCTAATTGCATCAGAAGGATGGAAGTCTTCACCTGAAAGCAGCTGGCGAAAGGGACCCCTCTCAGGTTACTTTAACAAAGAGCCTTTACTACTGACCTTTAATCAGCTACAGACAGAACCAGTGTGTCTATTAGAAAggcatttttttgtataaagTTTGTGCcttgtttcttttaaatatgtcatttttatttctcatgcatgagcagtttttatgttttctggaTGATTATCTTCCAGTCTGAATATTTCTCGTGAATAGTGAAGGTACATTGGGGTCGACTGCATTCCTGTAGTTGGTGTTCATTTGAAGATTCATGAATGTTTTCTTGTATTGTTCTATGAACGTTTTATCTATGAAGTGATTATTTATGAAGCATGGCCACAGAACAAAGTCCATCACTTGAATACTGACATGTGACTTTTAGGGTACATGACCAGCCGGGTATGAAGATGTGTAATAGCAAGCAGACTGTTAACACTTCACCATGCCTCGGTAAAAATCCAAAATTAGAAACAAGTCTGTACTATCAATCTTTGGCTGTATACTGTATGTTGTAGTCAAACCCTGCTGTATAATCAAGTTGTTTCTCAGAGTTTCAAGGAAAGAGAATCATAGCCTGTGGAGAAATCTTTATTGCAGGGGTTAAAGAAATGGTTCGACATTTTTGGAATTACACttttttgctttcttgccaGAAAATAATTGGGGCTCAGGAGAAAAAGCATGGTGTGTCTGTGGAGTGGCTTGAATCTCTCAGTCAGCTAGCTAGTCTATTTATTACCACTGAAATTGACATTTTATACTCACTAGAGAGATTCACCCACTGCTAACATACTCCATAACTCCATGTATGCTATCACCAATTTATATGTAAATTTTATGAATTTTATCGCTCATATCAACCTTTGATCTGCATTTATCTGCCGGAATCAAAACGGTGTGGCAGAGTCCTAAAGCCTGCCTCTGGCTTCATTTGGTTGGCTGCCATGCGACTATGCACCTTGTgctaaaaagttaaaaaatattttaaaaatgtgagggAGGAGCACATGCCAGGCGCTCTGTACCATAGGAAAACCATGTTTTTAGTGGTGACACATTTCTAGAAACGTGTCTCAGTGTGATCGCCCCCATAACATGAGACATAACATACAAGAAAATGATATCAATCATCTCATGTAAAGGCTAATACACACTCTGCAAGAACAGAGGaatgtgttctctctcccagggctgcaagaaaagAATGACGTCAttctgttcttgacacatcatctgggcagaacttttttcttgtgtggtgtccgataactattgtgtgattggtcagaaacttgaatttgaatttgacgtGTGTTGCAGTGGAAGGGCCCTATGAggacttcccaggagttctgcacttgagtttctcatgaagtatgaaatgtcctgaccagaactaactttgttcttgttcttgccaccttgAGAAAAAGTACAactttctctgttcttgcagaGTATCTTTTAGCATAAACTGTCTACAAGAAAGCAAATGCATGTTATtcccaaaatatcaaacaatgtCTGTTTAGCTTAAGTCTGCTCTGTCAACCATAGCACTTATAATGCATCAGCACAAATCACTTTTGAACACGTCTTTGATTTGACCATTACTGACTATAATTTGTGATTTATACTTCTCATTTTAGTGCTGTAGCTGTTATAGTTAGGTCTTAAATGTGTCTGAACTAGTGGCTTTATAAATGTATATCTTTATCAGTAATACTAAAACCTAGCAGATGTGGAGACATGCAGCTAGTTAACACTTGCCAcaacacttatttatttatggtgGTTTTGCTGTAATGCTATAGTACTGTTTAGAGAATTCTTTAACAGAAAACTTAAGGAGTGCATAATAATAGTGGCATAGCGTGGTTGCCATTGTCTATAATACTTGGCAATCCCATAGCTAAACCTGTACGTAAACAAAGCTTGCCATGTGTTTGAATATAAGAATATCTAAGTAGTTTTAAGTGCCTTTCTAGGTCTTCTTTTTACTCTCACGGTACATCATCATCACGTTGGTCTCCATAAAAGCCAAAGACCTGGGGAAATTTTGCAATAGTCAGCAAGCATTCactaaatgcatgtttcacCAAAATTCTGAAGGTAGCGGTTCACTATTATGCACTGATTTCCACACTAGCACACAGTCTGTTTTACTGCATCAATGGCACTCTTGATATTTTATGTGtatcttctgttttattcatatCTTAAATCAAAATTGTTTGCAtttgcatgagtgtgtgttgaTAACTTTGCTCAGTGGTTTTTATAACTCAGATTCAGGTTCTTGGATGTTTgtgtgaattattatttttattgttttggttttgtggTGGGATAATGGCTGTGTGTGATTGACATTAACTAAGGGGGTACCGATTAcatcagtttctttttaaaatattttttgaaagcaATAAGCATTGTGTATAAGTAAAGCCATCCATATTGTTACAACAGTAGTGAACATCTGATTAGTATCTTAAACTGGATGGATGAACCAGTGGTCACCTGACTTGGTGTCAGTACATCAGTAATCTCACTACTGTAGCTGCTGTGTatagttttacagtgtattattgAACATGTCAGCCTCAGCGCCTCATGTTTTGAATCAAGAGCTGCAGGAGAATGAAGGTGTGAGGAACTCGGGCTGTTATCTGGCCTCTCGGTTTGGTTTTGTGCAGTTCTGTTCACATTGTTCATTTGCTGTTTTTGGAATGTGTTtcaag
Encoded proteins:
- the zdhhc21 gene encoding palmitoyltransferase ZDHHC21, which produces MKLRLHFVVDPMGWLCISLVFGIWLYNTFFVPKLVLHPHYNEGHIPWAIVVCYYIASALCIAALFRASTADPGRLPVDPHIPHSEREHWELCNKCNLMRPKRSHHCSRCGHCVRRMDHHCPWINNCVGEDNHWLFLQLCFYAQVLSLFTLVLDFCQYYYFQPLTGLDQEKFTTRHELALLRVSALMGLVMFGGMTSLFYTQMTGILSDTTTIEKMAQFSNEIYGSKKSWHWALAEVCGTRWKLLWLIPLRSRQPIQASHHFRTHV